From Agrobacterium tumefaciens, a single genomic window includes:
- a CDS encoding ABC transporter substrate-binding protein has translation MRLASTLISLAVALAASAPAALAQEKTLVVSEWGYTPEQSNEFLYKPFEAICGCKVVIDTGNNADRLNKMRVRGGVDVMFITDAFTQQGIDAGVFAKVDRSKLPNLDEVYDIAKAPQGEEYGPAYVAGHYGIMYDASKVKEPITSWKDLWRPEFKGLVAIPGFNTTTGPLTAVIAGERAGVDAFKDPEGAFKSLGELKENVRKTYNTGSELVNLFSTGEVVIAAVQDFAAPAIHKAVPNAKWAPLSEGDYAIFNTLNIGKKANNPELAYQFINYKLSKDVQEKFVAVGDSPVNKNVVISPEKVGDMAYGADAIAKLRKPDFKAILAQKPDWERRWNDIFAK, from the coding sequence ATGCGCCTTGCATCCACCCTGATTTCCCTGGCTGTCGCTCTTGCGGCAAGTGCGCCGGCGGCGCTCGCCCAGGAAAAGACCCTGGTCGTTTCGGAATGGGGCTACACGCCCGAGCAATCGAACGAATTTCTCTACAAGCCTTTCGAGGCTATCTGCGGCTGCAAGGTCGTCATCGATACGGGCAACAATGCAGACCGCCTCAACAAGATGCGCGTCCGCGGCGGCGTAGACGTGATGTTCATCACCGATGCCTTCACCCAGCAGGGCATCGACGCGGGCGTGTTCGCCAAGGTCGACCGGTCGAAGCTGCCAAATCTTGACGAAGTCTATGACATTGCAAAAGCTCCCCAAGGCGAAGAGTATGGTCCGGCCTACGTCGCCGGTCACTACGGCATCATGTACGATGCTTCCAAGGTGAAGGAGCCGATCACTTCCTGGAAGGACCTGTGGCGTCCGGAGTTCAAGGGACTTGTCGCCATCCCCGGTTTCAACACCACGACGGGCCCGCTGACAGCAGTCATCGCCGGAGAACGCGCAGGCGTGGATGCCTTCAAGGACCCGGAAGGTGCCTTCAAGAGCCTGGGCGAACTCAAGGAAAACGTTCGCAAGACCTACAACACCGGCTCGGAACTGGTGAACCTTTTCTCCACCGGGGAAGTGGTGATCGCTGCGGTTCAGGATTTTGCTGCGCCGGCTATTCACAAAGCTGTTCCAAATGCCAAGTGGGCGCCGTTGTCTGAAGGCGATTATGCCATCTTCAACACGCTGAACATCGGCAAAAAGGCCAACAATCCTGAACTTGCCTATCAGTTCATCAACTACAAACTCTCCAAGGACGTTCAGGAAAAGTTCGTGGCCGTTGGCGATAGCCCTGTCAACAAGAACGTCGTGATCAGCCCTGAGAAGGTCGGCGACATGGCTTACGGCGCCGACGCCATCGCAAAGCTGCGCAAACCTGACTTCAAGGCCATTCTCGCACAGAAGCCTGATTGGGAACGCCGCTGGAACGATATTTTCGCGAAATAA
- a CDS encoding helix-turn-helix transcriptional regulator, with product MTFGGEEGMKLTTPSNQDEPLVFDQPCPIRDVLDRIGDQWSLLVLEALENGVRRFNELMRDIGDISKQMLSRTLRRLEQDGFISRKVYPEVPPRVEYTLTDLGRSFLQPMKLLVGWADDNHREIVKARTRYATPNEPV from the coding sequence ATGACCTTTGGCGGAGAGGAAGGAATGAAATTGACGACCCCATCGAACCAGGACGAGCCCCTCGTTTTCGATCAGCCCTGCCCGATAAGAGATGTGCTGGATCGTATTGGTGACCAGTGGAGCCTGCTGGTGCTGGAGGCGCTGGAAAATGGCGTCCGGCGCTTCAACGAGCTCATGCGCGATATTGGCGACATCTCCAAACAGATGCTCTCAAGGACATTGCGCCGGCTTGAGCAGGACGGCTTCATATCACGCAAGGTCTATCCCGAAGTCCCACCACGCGTCGAATATACGTTGACCGATCTTGGCCGGTCCTTTTTGCAGCCTATGAAGTTGCTGGTTGGCTGGGCCGACGACAACCATCGGGAAATCGTCAAGGCGCGTACGCGCTACGCCACACCAAACGAGCCAGTCTGA
- a CDS encoding NAD(P)-dependent oxidoreductase, which translates to MTKVALIGASGNAGSRILKELSDRGHQVTAIARNPEKIATLANVTALKGDVYDGQGLAALLKGHDAVISSVHFTASDAATLVAAVRASGVTRYLVVGGAGSLEVAPGARLVDQPDFPALYKAEASKGAEFLDLLKTVEDLDWTFLSPSAMFVPGERTGKFRLGKDALLANDQGSSISFEDYAIALVDEIEKPAHVRQRFTVGY; encoded by the coding sequence ATGACAAAAGTCGCACTGATCGGAGCATCCGGTAATGCCGGATCGCGTATTCTCAAGGAACTCTCGGACCGCGGCCACCAGGTCACCGCCATTGCCCGAAACCCTGAAAAGATTGCAACATTGGCCAACGTGACGGCTCTTAAAGGTGACGTGTACGATGGGCAAGGATTGGCTGCTCTGTTGAAGGGGCATGACGCCGTGATCTCGTCAGTTCACTTCACCGCGAGCGATGCAGCTACCCTGGTCGCGGCGGTGCGTGCATCCGGTGTGACGCGTTATCTCGTTGTTGGCGGTGCAGGCAGCCTGGAAGTGGCGCCGGGTGCGCGTCTGGTCGATCAACCCGATTTTCCGGCCCTGTACAAGGCGGAAGCATCGAAGGGGGCCGAATTCCTCGACTTGCTGAAGACGGTTGAAGACCTCGACTGGACGTTCCTTTCGCCTTCGGCGATGTTTGTCCCTGGTGAACGCACCGGAAAGTTCCGCCTCGGCAAAGATGCCCTGCTTGCCAACGATCAGGGCTCCAGCATTTCCTTCGAGGATTACGCCATCGCGCTCGTAGACGAAATTGAGAAGCCAGCGCATGTGCGCCAGCGTTTCACGGTCGGATACTAA
- the iolG gene encoding inositol 2-dehydrogenase, which translates to MVTKLALLGAGRIGKVHAKAIATDSRAKLVAVVDAMENAAKAIAEETGCAVSTIDDVLANKDIDAVIICTPTNTHSDLIERFSRAGKAIFCEKPVDLDVARAEACAKVVQETGAKVMLGFNRRFDPHFQAVHKAIEDGRIGKVEMVTITSRDPGPPPGDYIKVSGGIFRDMTIHDFDMARFLLGEEVSDVFASGSVLVNPEIGALGDFDSASVILTTKSGKQAIISNSRRATYGYDQRIEVHGSLGSAAAENQRPVSIEIANADGYTRPPLHDFFMTRYTAAYAAEITAFIDCIQNNKAPSPSITDGLVALKLADAALKSAQTKTAVSVA; encoded by the coding sequence ATGGTTACGAAACTGGCACTGCTTGGCGCTGGCCGCATCGGCAAGGTTCACGCCAAGGCAATCGCGACGGACAGTCGCGCGAAGCTGGTCGCCGTGGTCGATGCAATGGAAAACGCAGCGAAGGCAATCGCAGAGGAAACAGGATGTGCCGTCAGCACAATTGACGACGTCCTGGCGAACAAGGACATCGATGCCGTCATCATCTGCACTCCGACCAATACGCATTCCGACCTGATCGAGCGCTTTTCGCGCGCCGGCAAAGCGATCTTCTGTGAAAAACCCGTCGACCTCGACGTTGCACGTGCAGAAGCCTGCGCAAAGGTGGTTCAGGAAACCGGCGCGAAGGTCATGCTTGGCTTCAATCGCCGTTTCGACCCTCATTTTCAGGCCGTTCACAAGGCGATCGAAGATGGCCGCATCGGCAAGGTGGAAATGGTGACGATCACCAGCCGTGATCCCGGCCCGCCGCCTGGAGACTATATCAAGGTGTCCGGCGGCATTTTCCGTGACATGACCATCCACGATTTCGATATGGCGCGTTTCCTGCTCGGCGAAGAGGTAAGCGACGTCTTCGCAAGCGGTTCCGTTCTCGTAAATCCCGAGATCGGTGCGCTTGGCGATTTCGACAGTGCCAGTGTCATTCTCACCACCAAGAGCGGAAAACAGGCCATCATTTCGAACTCACGCCGCGCCACATATGGTTACGACCAGCGCATTGAAGTACACGGTTCTCTTGGCTCGGCGGCTGCCGAAAACCAGCGTCCGGTTTCCATAGAGATCGCCAATGCGGACGGCTATACACGCCCGCCTCTGCATGATTTTTTCATGACGCGTTATACCGCCGCTTATGCTGCGGAAATCACGGCGTTCATCGATTGCATCCAGAACAATAAGGCGCCGTCGCCATCCATTACCGACGGGCTCGTTGCCCTCAAGCTGGCGGATGCCGCCCTTAAATCCGCACAAACGAAAACAGCTGTTTCTGTCGCTTGA
- a CDS encoding adenylate/guanylate cyclase domain-containing protein codes for MTLRDNTEDLISASTLNLWPTEKTGILDWLVTDTKGQRFIDEIFVEMCERLRAEGVSIARAVLAFQVRHPQWLGARIIWKPGIEAADIDTFGYGSESSPEYINSPISEIHRGAQEVRQRLQSGATNGAGYAIYDDLLAEGMTDYCAWPIEHTFEKRHVASFASDRLGGFSDAEIATLKNLIPALALVSEIRVKNRMARTLLETYVGPHAGAKILDGATTRGSGATVGAAILICDLRNFTHISDLWPRDDVIELLNGYFDAMCDPIEEFGGEILKFMGDGLLAVFPLSNPDACHNLLKAIGKAQEGLAALNEVNRQKGHEHLGYGIGVHIGDVMYGNIGSKTRLDFTVIGPAVNIASRLETLTKDTGRPVLFSKEFVNAAGCSDKLENLGPWLLRGLETPVEVYALPAQSHA; via the coding sequence ATGACACTTCGCGATAACACCGAGGATCTCATTTCGGCGTCGACGCTCAATCTTTGGCCGACGGAAAAAACCGGCATCCTCGACTGGCTCGTGACCGATACCAAGGGTCAGCGTTTCATCGACGAAATATTTGTGGAAATGTGCGAGCGGTTGCGTGCTGAAGGCGTTTCCATCGCACGTGCCGTCCTTGCCTTCCAGGTTCGCCACCCGCAATGGCTTGGTGCGCGCATAATCTGGAAGCCGGGCATCGAAGCCGCCGACATCGATACATTCGGGTACGGATCGGAAAGTTCTCCGGAATATATCAACAGTCCTATCAGCGAGATCCATCGTGGTGCTCAGGAGGTTCGCCAGCGACTGCAAAGCGGCGCAACGAACGGGGCCGGATATGCGATCTATGACGATCTTCTCGCCGAGGGAATGACAGATTATTGTGCCTGGCCAATAGAACACACGTTCGAAAAACGGCATGTGGCGAGTTTCGCCAGCGATCGCCTAGGCGGGTTTTCTGATGCTGAAATCGCAACGTTGAAAAATCTTATACCCGCGCTCGCGCTCGTCAGCGAGATCAGGGTCAAAAATCGCATGGCGCGGACATTGCTGGAAACCTATGTCGGGCCACATGCTGGGGCGAAGATTCTGGATGGCGCAACGACACGCGGAAGCGGCGCCACAGTCGGCGCGGCGATCCTGATCTGCGATCTGCGCAATTTCACACATATTTCCGACCTTTGGCCGAGAGACGATGTGATCGAACTGCTCAACGGCTATTTCGACGCTATGTGCGACCCGATCGAGGAATTTGGTGGGGAGATCCTGAAGTTTATGGGCGACGGATTGCTGGCGGTTTTTCCACTCAGCAATCCCGACGCCTGCCACAATCTTCTCAAGGCGATTGGCAAGGCGCAGGAAGGGCTTGCCGCGCTCAATGAAGTCAACAGGCAGAAAGGCCACGAACATCTGGGGTACGGCATCGGCGTTCATATCGGCGATGTCATGTATGGCAACATCGGTTCGAAAACCCGTCTGGATTTCACAGTCATCGGCCCAGCCGTGAACATAGCATCCCGCCTTGAAACCCTGACGAAAGACACCGGGCGCCCGGTTCTCTTTTCCAAGGAGTTCGTCAACGCGGCAGGATGTAGCGACAAGCTGGAAAACCTCGGACCCTGGCTGCTTCGTGGACTTGAAACCCCTGTGGAAGTCTATGCCCTCCCCGCGCAAAGCCATGCATAA
- a CDS encoding helix-turn-helix transcriptional regulator, translating to MTISISQPDSDQETSAPFARKILAARNHAGYTVDQLAITCGLTTTEIRALEEGTDSDPIRIKRVAAALNIPVEAVI from the coding sequence ATGACCATTTCCATTTCACAGCCAGATTCCGATCAGGAAACCAGCGCACCATTTGCCAGAAAGATACTGGCAGCCAGAAACCACGCCGGCTACACGGTCGACCAACTGGCAATAACCTGTGGCCTTACGACCACCGAAATCCGAGCCCTGGAAGAGGGCACTGACAGCGATCCGATACGCATCAAGCGCGTTGCGGCTGCTTTGAACATCCCCGTCGAAGCTGTCATCTGA
- a CDS encoding DUF1612 and helix-turn-helix domain-containing protein, with amino-acid sequence MLYNIAHLHLEKLLVPASRAGEALARLDERILRSPLRLGFIERQDFGDAISSMWVDGELVHMEDLVLHEARMDVRAPTHEMISAYRILRTRRTIFANVRGWAFSASGLSRLRGKISDPDESTGLQSFSPATPDVDETSVEDVPLQDAFSELDALLARSTATLQAVTGGRDLPPSLPANDSHALIRDADWDEEERLEEWRQVHDASQALPPILRAAIMLDAWNKLEVLQRSPWLGRLLTAAFLRDSGVSPDHLPALSPGLRAVARDRRHAADQTERAVALLDSFYEGAVGGLKEHDRLLHARERMLRKLVGRRSSSRLPALIDLVVARPVVSASVIVKELGTTQQGAVGLANQLELREVTGRGRFRAWGML; translated from the coding sequence ATGCTTTACAATATCGCACATTTGCATCTCGAGAAGCTCCTCGTGCCGGCATCACGGGCGGGCGAGGCGTTGGCGCGGCTGGACGAACGAATTTTACGCTCACCGCTGCGATTGGGCTTCATTGAGCGACAGGATTTCGGCGATGCGATTTCATCCATGTGGGTCGATGGCGAACTCGTGCACATGGAAGACCTCGTTTTGCATGAGGCGCGAATGGACGTACGTGCGCCAACGCACGAGATGATTTCCGCCTACAGGATATTGCGAACCCGACGCACGATCTTCGCGAATGTCAGAGGATGGGCCTTCTCGGCGAGCGGCTTGTCCCGCCTGCGTGGCAAGATATCGGATCCTGATGAAAGTACAGGCCTCCAAAGTTTCTCTCCCGCTACACCGGATGTCGATGAAACGTCTGTCGAAGATGTGCCACTACAAGATGCTTTTTCCGAGCTGGATGCCCTTCTGGCACGCAGCACGGCAACATTGCAAGCCGTCACCGGAGGGCGTGATCTTCCGCCAAGCCTGCCCGCAAACGACAGCCACGCTCTGATCCGTGACGCAGACTGGGATGAGGAAGAAAGGCTTGAGGAGTGGCGGCAGGTTCATGACGCAAGCCAGGCACTCCCGCCGATCCTGCGCGCCGCGATCATGCTGGACGCGTGGAACAAGCTTGAAGTTCTGCAACGAAGCCCCTGGCTTGGCAGGCTGCTGACAGCGGCTTTTCTACGTGATTCGGGGGTTTCTCCTGATCATCTGCCGGCGCTCAGCCCAGGCCTGCGCGCTGTTGCACGCGACCGCAGACACGCCGCCGACCAGACGGAGCGCGCCGTAGCGCTTCTCGACAGTTTTTACGAAGGCGCTGTTGGTGGACTGAAAGAGCATGACAGGCTCCTGCACGCCCGTGAAAGAATGCTGCGGAAACTGGTCGGCCGGCGTTCAAGTTCGCGATTGCCGGCACTGATCGACCTTGTTGTCGCCCGGCCCGTCGTCTCGGCTTCAGTCATCGTCAAGGAACTTGGAACAACACAGCAAGGTGCTGTGGGATTAGCCAACCAGCTTGAACTTCGCGAAGTCACGGGGCGCGGGCGATTTCGTGCCTGGGGAATGCTTTGA